In the genome of Lathyrus oleraceus cultivar Zhongwan6 chromosome 4, CAAS_Psat_ZW6_1.0, whole genome shotgun sequence, the window CACCTCACAAAATATAAAACATTTCCGCATGGTATGAAAGCTACATCTGAACCATCCCTAACTTATGTACACATTTTGTTTTCACGATGACAATGCTTTTCAACACAAGAAATCCAACACAAAAGTAGTTCTAAACATAACATAAATCATAATCAACGTGTCATTACCGACTTTAAAGCTCTAATTTCTAGCTTCACAAAATCACAGCTAAATTCTATTAGAAAATATGCTTAAATGCATATTTGGTCCATTTAGTTTGAGCTATTTTGATCTTTTAATTTTGAATGCGATTGAATTTGCAAGGTTTCCTATCCAATTTTATTTATGTGTCAACTTTATTAATGACAAGACAAATACTATTTAGATCCATGTCAACAATTAATAATATTTTAGTATCCACATGgatattttaatttaaaaagtatttaaaatattttttaaaatagaaaaacaagttataaaatcaaaaatcaggaTGTTCCATTCACATTCTTGAAGTGAAGTTGTGATTCAGAGTTGAGGTTTGACGAAGAAGAAGAACTCAGGAAGTCAAAAGGAGATAAATGAACGGGTTAAATATTGTGTAAGGTATGTATCGTTTTCCTTGTGGTCCCGTTAGTTTAGCTATGTTAAAGTATTCTTGTGGTCTCGTTTGGTTAGTTTTGTTAATGTATTCTTGTGGTCCAGTTTGATTAGTTTTCTTAATGTATTCTTGTGGTCCCTGATGTCAGTTTATGTTTGTTTGATTTCACATTTGTAAAAAAAAAGTTAGGCCAACTAAGACTAATAAGATTAGGTTGAGAATACATCATAGGGAAAAATTAGTTGAGACACCTGCTAAATGACATGTAAATGGGGAAATTATTGAGATGAATTGGAGTTAGGATGCCAATTATATGTCGTACATGGATATGATTAAGAGTGAGGGTTACATAAATATAAAGTGTTTGTGGTATTAGAACCCTGCATATAACTTTTCTCGTGGTCTTAGACCCTTAAACAATAATCAAAATGTACTGCAATTTTCAAAAGATGTTGTAAGCTATGATGTAATAAAATTGTATGTGGAGCATAGTGTGGGGATTCTTGAGATTATTGATGATAGTGAAATAGATGCTAACATTGAGAATGATCGTGAAAGTGATGTCAATGCACTAAGTTTAAAAGTGCAGATTTATTGAGGAAGCTGGTGAGTTAGATGCTAACATTGAGGCTGATGGTGAAGAAACACCTAATGGTATTGCTGAAGAAGTCATTATTGATTataatgttgttgttgaagaagttaaTACTGATGTTAACAATGAAACTGGGCAATAAGGTATTGATGAGGATTATGTTGCAAGTGAGGGTAATTTTGAGGATAGTGAGTTTCAATTTAATGAAGAATCTGAGGAGAGTGGGATGAACTGGACTAAGGTACTTCCCTAAGAAACTTTAGGTGAGGTTTCTAGTTGTCAAAACAAGAAAGACCGGACTGAGATGGTTCATGATGAGAGCGAGGATTCAAACCACTTATATACACCTCTAAGGAGTGATGATGAGGATGAGAGAATGAAGTATCCTACCTAAAAGTCTGACCAGGGAATGAAGTTTTAGCTAGGGATGATGTTTACTAACAAAGAAATGATAAGGGATGTTGTCAAGGACTATGGCATGAAAAATCAGAAGAATGTATCATTCAGAAGAATGATTCCAGCATTTACTTGTTTACATGTCATAGGAACTAGTTCCAACTGTTCAAGGCATCAGTGCCAATGTGGAGTTCAGATTGTGTGTGAAACACTTATATGGAAATTGGAAGAAGAAACACCCTGGGTTGAAATTAAAGGAAGTATTGTGGGAAGCTGTTAGGGCAACAACAGTTCCAACATGGGAAAGGGAAATGCAGAGAATGAAGGCAATGAAAGTGGATGCATGGAAAGATATGTTGGATGTCCCTGCTTGCCATTGGAGCGGATCACACTTCAGAACATATTCAAAATGTGACTTACAAGTGAACAACAGGTGTGAAGCATTTAATAGGGAAATATTGGAGCATGGGGAGAAGCCTATTATCACTATATTAGAAGGGATCAAGCATTACGTCACCAAGAAGATGACAAATCAGAAGGAGTTGCTACATGGTTACACTGGATCCATATGTCCTAAAATTCAACTGATTATTGAGAATAATAAGAAGCAAGCACAAGGGTGGACTCCTACATGGCATGGTGATGATGACCTATCAATATTTAGTGTCAACAATGGCATTAAAACTTATTGTGTGGATCTGAAAAAGAAAACTTGCTCATGCAGAAAGTGAGACTTGTCTGGTATACCTTGCTGTCATGTAATTGCCTGTATATAGAACATCAAGAAACAACCTAAGGATTATGTTGTTGCATGTTATAGGTATGACTGAACTGCATTTAAACTTGCTCTATTTTGTTTATGTATACTCGCTCTGTTTTGCTTATGAACATTTGCTTTGTTTTATTTAGGAAATATAGATTTATGGACACTTACTTAAACATTGTGTATCCAACTAATGGACCATAATTGTGGCCTATAGATAATTTGAATACAGTGACACCACCAGTGATGAGGAGAGTCATAGGTAGGCCGAAAAAACAGAGGAACAAGACAAATGATGAACCTAGAAATCTCCACATATTACCAAGAAGATTTTCAATTGTCACATGTGCAAAATGTGGTGCTATGGGACATAATAAGAGGAGCTGTAAAGACAAAAGGGAAGTTGGCAGGGCTATTTCAAAGGGTGGTAATAAGTCAAAGAAGACTAATAAAGTGAAAGGTGGAAAGGGAACAAAAAAGTccaaagaaaagaaaacaaaattttCTCAAAGTTTACAAGCTCCTCAACCTACTCAAGAATAGTTTAATTATGACTTAAGTAGTTTATGACTTATTTTAGTTGTATTGTATGGTCGTATTTATGACTTAAGTAGTTTATGATTGTAGTTTATAACTTAAGTAGTTTAATTTTAACTCATATATTGTCTTGGATTTTATTTTAGATGTTCAAACAAGGTCCAACTTATAACAGAGTAACAATTTATAACAGAGTAACAATTATAGGTCTAACTTATAATAGAGTAACAATTATAGGTCCAACTTATAACAGAGTAACAATTATAGGTCCTAATTATGAACATATACAAATTATGAGAAATAACCCCAACTTATAACAATATAAAAGCAGCCGTATGCATTAAAAATGACATGAATAAATGAGCAATACCAACAACGTGAACATTACATGTATTTTCATTCAAAATGTATTACAATACACCTTACACCATTATATCAGACAACATAAGAGCATAACCTAAAACATAATCAACCTACAACCTATTTTATCAATATTGTCCCAACAAATGCAAACAACATAACAAACAACAACATTCAGTATACCTTAAATTGTTTCTTCAACATCTTCactttcttcttcaattcttccTCTTTTACTTTGTATGATTTAACCGTCACCTTCTCTTTATTTATGTTCTTTAATAATGCAGTGATTAACTCTTTTAATATAGAATTTATCTCATCATCCAACTAAAACAAGTGACTACATTTTTTGTAACCTTAAATCTGTAAGCATCAATGCAAATGAAGTTGAATAAATCTCATTCAATATAGCGTTAACATTGAATCTATAAACATCAATGGAACAACTAATACATACCTTATACATCTTATATTCATAGAAACGCCGATCTGGATTAGCATATGTCCATTCCGTCACAAATGAAGCATCCAAACCACACTTGCATACGTATCTCGAACGATTTGAGGATCTATTTCTATGGCTAAAGACAGACTCTTGCAACATCTTCAATAGAAACGACGAGCTTGAATTTGATCTAAGATTTGAACACGACAAAAAAAAGAAGACGAATTTCAAGATGGAGGAAAAAAGAAGAACGAACACCATGGAGAGAAGGAGAAGACAAATTCTAGTATCTGActttataatttgtttttaattttttaaaaaaatttaaatattttcaaaatttaaGTTTTCACATGGATATTAAAATAACAAAACCAACTAAGACGAAATCAAAAAATATTTATCACATTGTTAATGAAGTTGACACATAAGCAAAATAGATAATTGACTACACAAATCTATGCAATCAAAATTAAAAGAACAAAATAACTGATTTTGTAATATGAAAACCAATTGTTTAAAACGCCCAAACTGGGACCAAAAGTGCATTTAAACCTAGAAAATAAGAGTGGAAAACTCAACATAGAAACAAGGGCACATCCAAAAATCTGAATTATTGCTGAATTGCAAGGGAGAAGGGAAAAAAAATTTCTTCAACTTTGGTGATAATTTATTTATAGGTTAAACATAAGCAGGCTTATGGTACACTCAAAAATAAATTTATAATAATCAGCATGAAACTAAGAACTTATAACACAACCAAATATGCTTAGATCTGAATATTACAAAGATATTATGAAACTTGAACCAACACAATCACGCGATCTGCGAATTGCAAATATAAACCGCAAAAAGGAGTGAAGAAGAGAGAAAGCTACCTATACATACACACAACCACTCAAGAAAAGCTGAAAGGTTAACCAAGTTAATTGTCTTCTATTGCCTTCCTTCTTTACTGATCTCTCTATGCAGAGGATGCAACAGTCTAGGTCAGATGCACACGGGTCCCTGAATTCATTTTCTTATCCTCAATCCATGGCCAACATCAGAAACTGGTTGTCGGTATGCCAGTTACAATCTTATAATCAATTGGACGCAAGAAGCAGAAGAATAAAAACACAGTAGGGCAGAAGAATGATGCCTATGAAGGTTTACTCAATACTACCAAGTGCCACTGTAATAAACTTTATGTTATTGTGTGCTGCGTGTTAACCCTCCACGTGTAACACTTCTGTGCAAATGAAAGGGTCAATTAGTCATCCTGCGGGATATCAGAAAAATAGAAAGCGGAAATGAAAGAAAGCAGAAGGCACTACATATTAAGAATGTCTTTATTGAGATAGGTTCTTAATTTAAAAAGTCAATAAAACAAAAGAATCAACCAGCATAACGTTGGAGGAAAACAATAGGTTCACTATGAGTGAAAAATAGTAACTAAACATTGAAAAAATAGGCCAAGAAAAATGAGTCGGGATCTGTTGACACCGGGTGTCAAACATAGCATACTTTCACGTTGAATAATTCTTTGTagaaatcaaataaaatcaatcAAACCGTTGAATTATCTAATGTTATCATATCATGAGGATTATGTATATAAAATTTCAAACAATTTAAACATATGTTGCTATTTACATATATATTAAATAACTTATTCTACGTATTTTAAATTCTATAAAATTCTATGGATTGATTTAAAAGTTATTGAGGGTTTAAGTATGCTAAGATTGACATCTGGTGTCAACCTGACTTGGGAAAAATATATGCAAATGCCAAAATATAGACCGTTTTAAAAATGAAATCAGGAAAGATAATTGACCCAAAGGACTTGCATAGCAATCATAAAATTGATCCATTTTTGTCTCGGTTATACGGCATGTGATTATGGGAAGTGTGAACTAACAAAGGCCAAGTGGATTTGCATGCAATTTTAATGTTAATGAAGACAGAACTGCACAATACACAAACTTGGGGCATTTTCCAAGGGTTTTCCCATACAACATTAATCACCAAATTTAGAGGCCGGCGATGAAGAAAAATACTATGGTTTATGATGTAGTAACGTTAAACCAATTAACATCCTGGGGCCTGATATCCGGAAAATGAAATAGTTTGTCTCCGTTGACAGTTGGACAAAAATCCCTTGAGAAATACCCAGTTGAGAGTTGTAGGTAAAACAAGAAACAGAAAGAATATATATGAAGGTTAAAACCCCCAGACTCAGACCAGTTACAGAAAAAAGCAAGCAAAATGAGAAATATGGCAATGACTACATTTAAAGGTTAAGGAGGCCTCACCTTCCAGAAATTAGCTGATTCTGAGCACTGTTTACAGGGCCCTTTATATTGCTGAACCGCTTTGCTCTGCTCTCCTGTTCTTTCTCCACACGCATAGCAGCTACCTCCTTTTCCATGTTAGCTACTTCCCTTCTCATCTTCTTTGCCTCAACTTCCATGGCTTTGGTTAATGTATCTACCTTCTTTGCTAGCATCTGACAGATCATGACCATTGGAAATAATTAGCCAAGATTAAATTGTCAGGGATTAATATCCAAAAAAATTACTCCCTCCGTCCCAAAATAAGTGTCATAGTTGACACTTTCACACAGATTAAGAAAATGTGATAAATGAAAGAGAGAGAATGACAATTTTACCAAATTATCTTTATTTGTTATTGGTATATTTTTATTATCATTAATGCAAGGTGAGAGAAATAGTAAATTAAGGGTATTTATTGGAGGATAGAATTGGAAGATAAAAACTAAAATTGCATTGGAAACAAAAAGTGACCCTTATTTTGGGACAAAATATTTTTGCAAATGTGACATTTATTTTGGGACAGAGGGAGTAATATACAAAATGCTAACCTCAATAGCATCATCTTTATCTTTTAGGCTTTGATCTTTCTCATTAACAGCTTTCCTCAAGGCCATGACCTCTTTCTGCAGGAGATCATGTAAAACACCTGGAACACTATCCTCTGTATCCACTGTTGGGAACTCATTTGCCTTATCATCTGAATCTTCTTTCCAATTAACATCTGCTTCTCTCTCTCTGGTTTCTTCAAGAGATTCGTTAAAAGAATGGCTTTCAGGTGCTCCATTCAGCTGCATTTTACTCCTCTCCAGTGACCTTGTGCCCCCATCAAAAGATTTAGATGTTCCTTTGGCATTCTTCAATACTGCGCTAGACGATAAAGATGGCCTTAATTGAAAGGATGGTAACCTCTTAGGCAAAAACCCATTAGAGGTTGGTTTTGAGAAATGATCAGCTCCACCTAGAGATTGCCGACGAGAATTGCTCACACTTCTTCCCTCTGGGGTGCTGCGATTACTGCCATTAGAATTCCCCCTCAAACTCTCCTCTAGCACTTTAAGCCGTAATTGATATTTTTCCTGAAAATTTTAAGTATACCTTGAATAATTTAAGAACTAATATCCTATTATAATATATATGAACAGGCTTATTACTTTCAACTGTGCTTCAGACTTTGCTCTGCGCTCAACTATAGCAAGTTTGTCACGAAGTTGCTGCATTTCCCCCTATACGAATGCAGAAAAACTTATGTAAAATAAGAAAACAGAGGAAGAAAGGAGAGTAACAAAAGCTCAACCACTCAAGACACGTTAAAAAGCAGAGTAAAACAAAACAACATTACCTGCAAGAATCGACGTTCTTCAAGCCATTGTTTGACAGGCATTACTTTATCATTAGAATCTTTCCATTCATTTGCAACCACTGCAGCTACTCTATTTGCTGATACCTTGGCGCGGGCTAACTCTCGTTCAAGAGTTTTTATTTCTTCCTAAAGAAATGTCAAAAGACAAtgttaaaataaaaataacatCAACTAGATGTGATATAATAAATAAAACAACTGTGAGATTCAATAACTGAAGACGTTAAACATTACATTCAATTCTTGAACTTTCCTCTGATAATCTCTAACTGCATTTGCAGCTGCACCGCCAGCAAGGACGGCCTCTTCTAACTCCCTTACAGTTTGGGTGAGCTTTTCAACCTCTGCCACCTTTAGTCTATGCATTTTGTCCAGTATTTTATTTTCTTCCTGAGATAAGTGATGAAACAAAAAGTTAACAGTAACTTACATATTTAAGGTGCTCATATGCTGGGAAAGGAAAAAAAAAACATACAGGATTGAGATACCTGGCAAATCTCAATCTGTTTCATCAGCTCTTGATTTTTGTTTTGGAGATCATCCACCATGGAGGCCTTAAGCAGGGCAACCTGAACAGTCTTTTCAGCTTCAAGTAGTGCCGCTTCTTTGGATTTGGTAAGACGGTCTAAGGCTTTGTTATCATCTTGTAATTTAGCAATCTGCGAGGAATACATGGAAGAAAATTAAACCAAAAATCATTTATTAAATAGACAGATTCAGTCCCTTCAGCAATTCTTTCTCTCAAGGATTACAACATGAACTCCAAGAACAGGATAATACCTCTTGCCGAGCAAGCTTTAGTTCAGCCTCCAAAGGAGCAAGAATTGCTTCTATTGGGGGCATGTCGTCGTCCTTTTGAGCAGCATGTACCCTTCGAAGAGTAGCTTCAGCAGCAAACTGAGCTGCCATTGATGCTTTCTTTTCATCattgattttctttatttcaAGATTCTGCAAAAATATTCATTTAGTTGGTCTATAACTAACCTATGAAATCAAATCACTACTAAAGTGGATAAAGGCTCTAAGTAATACTTTGGTTTCTAGAAGAGATTCTGTTAATTTTAGCTTGCCGTCAACCTTTGACAGTTCTTCTGTCAGCTGAAATAAAGCAAAAAGAAGAAAGGTGAGTTAGATTTCAAATTGCCATAGAGCATGCAACAAAGCAATATGAAGAAAATGTAAAACTAGTATAACGAACATGAACAGGTACAAGCTTCAATGTCAAGTAATAACCAGATAAAAGACAATGTGAAGAATGATTCAAGTTTCCATAAAGCATGCAACAACACAATACGAAGAAAGTGTAAAAATAGCATGACAAACATGAACAAGTAAAAGCTTCAATGTCAAATCATAACCGTGTCTACAACAATGTGAAGAATGATTAAACTGAATAAAAGGAAAGCAAATCATCTTAACAATGAGATTGAATGCAAAACCCACTCAAAAATTAGCCCTGACAGTGAAAATATAAATACTATCTTATAGAACTATTGCGGAAAAAAGAAACGGACAATAGAACGTGGATAAGTGAACTGATAAAAATACATCAAAACTAAGGAATCTAGAAATTCAGCAAAGCAAAATAAAAGTGTTGTATCCTGCAAAAAAACTATATAGTAATCACATCAGATAACAAAATAGTTAAACCAATAACTTCATCTATTGTAGACTACAAAACCATTAAAAGAAAAATTGATATTATGAATAAGTCAACACACATGTACAATTAAGAGCTAACATACCGGAAAAAAAGGAGGGAGAACGAACAAGGATGAGTTATTTTTAAGAGAAAAACTAAACTGAAGAATCTAGCAATTTTGTAGGGTAAAATACAACAACCATTAAAACACCTTTCTGACAAAATCGAATCAACTGCATGGATCAAGCATAAGACCCTAATATCCTGCCATGAATCAAGTTCAGTGATAGACCATTTAAATATAAACCTCTTTTACTGGTTTAGCGTATATTTTTTCATGGTTTCCCTCTCTCTAAATTGGACTATCACTCAGTCGAGCCTTCACAATAGGGCTTCACTAGTCTCTGATAACAAGCTAGAACAAATTAAGATGAGAGGCTGTCAACTTTTCTACACAAGCAGCTGTCCCAACTTTCTCTCTAATGATTCCAATCATAATTATTATTTTCTTGTGTAACCCCTCATCCATTATAATATTCACATTTCTACAACACCGAACTTACACTCTAGTTGGCTCTTTACTGCCCAATGTTCAGCTCTATATAACATTGCAAGTTTAATAGTAAAAATTTCTTTTACGCTTGAGGAGTACTTTTCAATCACAAATCACCCTCAAGGCATTTCTTCATTTATCGATCCATGCTATACATCTCCTTTTATCTCCTCATCATCTTGTATAATGAACAAATGGTACTCAAGCTGAGGGACTTGTGatgtatgttttccaatattaACTTCTAGGCTAGGATTTCGATCTTAAAACTTGCATTCCATATACTTTGTTTAATTCTATTTAAGCAAAACTCACGTGCTTCCAGAGCTAGTTTCCATGGCTCAAACTTTCCCTTTATTTCTTCTCTCAACTCTCTAAGAGTATATATCATACCAAAAAAAGCATGCATTGTGGCATGGCTGCTTAGACATATTTAATTAGCACATCTAGAACAACGATAGAAGAATAAGGGATCAAATTTCGATCCTTGGTGAGTATTTAGTTATATGGAATATTTAGTTTCGCTGCCTTTGTGATCTAATGCTAGTAGTGAGCTATTCTCTACTAGGTCAAAATGACATAGAAGTATTTTattatgaaaaacaaaaaattACAGAATGACCTTGAATACAATATGAAACTATCGAATCTCCAAACTTCCTTTATAGTAAACAAAAAAATATATCAAAAGAAAAATCAATATTATCATAAAGTCAACACAAACCAAAAGTTAAGAATGAATGACATGCATAAATGAAAGAGAAAAGAATCCCCTTAAATGATTATAGCATAATTTGTTTTTATCTTTCGTTTTAGATAGTTGCAATTTGCAAAGGAATTGATAAAGACATTAAATAGTTTCAAATTTAAGTAAAAATAACTATATTAGACTAAATTGTCCACTTTTGAAATACTCTAAAATGTTATAAGCACTCTAGATTAATATTCCTTCTCGCTTATTCATGCATAGGGTTAAGTTAGGGAAAAAAATTATTTATCCTTGATTGTTCCTATAAATTGATGAATAAAAAAACAGAGAAtataaaaataaagataaaaaaaATGGCTGGAGTATTAAAATAAATGTTTCCAAAGAACATTGAGACAAATAGAAAGTATCAAACTATTCTAAGT includes:
- the LOC127076260 gene encoding microtubule-associated protein 70-2 isoform X2; its protein translation is MADVSGDGGEMATPAPLTVSGSFKEGKSSLRRRGSARQPSMDADEFMNLLHGSDPVKVELNRLENEVRDKDRELSEAQAEIKALRHSERLREKAVEELTEELSKVDGKLKLTESLLETKNLEIKKINDEKKASMAAQFAAEATLRRVHAAQKDDDMPPIEAILAPLEAELKLARQEIAKLQDDNKALDRLTKSKEAALLEAEKTVQVALLKASMVDDLQNKNQELMKQIEICQEENKILDKMHRLKVAEVEKLTQTVRELEEAVLAGGAAANAVRDYQRKVQELNEEIKTLERELARAKVSANRVAAVVANEWKDSNDKVMPVKQWLEERRFLQGEMQQLRDKLAIVERRAKSEAQLKEKYQLRLKVLEESLRGNSNGSNRSTPEGRSVSNSRRQSLGGADHFSKPTSNGFLPKRLPSFQLRPSLSSSAVLKNAKGTSKSFDGGTRSLERSKMQLNGAPESHSFNESLEETREREADVNWKEDSDDKANEFPTVDTEDSVPGVLHDLLQKEVMALRKAVNEKDQSLKDKDDAIEMLAKKVDTLTKAMEVEAKKMRREVANMEKEVAAMRVEKEQESRAKRFSNIKGPVNSAQNQLISGRMTN
- the LOC127076260 gene encoding microtubule-associated protein 70-2 isoform X1, coding for MADVSGDGGEMATPAPLTVSGSFKEGKSSLRRRGSARQPSMDADEFMNLLHGSDPVKVELNRLENEVRDKDRELSEAQAEIKALRHSERLREKAVEELTEELSKVDGKLKLTESLLETKNLEIKKINDEKKASMAAQFAAEATLRRVHAAQKDDDMPPIEAILAPLEAELKLARQEIAKLQDDNKALDRLTKSKEAALLEAEKTVQVALLKASMVDDLQNKNQELMKQIEICQEENKILDKMHRLKVAEVEKLTQTVRELEEAVLAGGAAANAVRDYQRKVQELNEEIKTLERELARAKVSANRVAAVVANEWKDSNDKVMPVKQWLEERRFLQGEMQQLRDKLAIVERRAKSEAQLKEKYQLRLKVLEESLRGNSNGSNRSTPEGRSVSNSRRQSLGGADHFSKPTSNGFLPKRLPSFQLRPSLSSSAVLKNAKGTSKSFDGGTRSLERSKMQLNGAPESHSFNESLEETREREADVNWKEDSDDKANEFPTVDTEDSVPGVLHDLLQKEVMALRKAVNEKDQSLKDKDDAIEMLAKKVDTLTKAMEVEAKKMRREVANMEKEVAAMRVEKEQESRAKRFSNIKGPVNSAQNQLISGRSVTRGGLTRSTQ